The following coding sequences lie in one Pan paniscus chromosome X, NHGRI_mPanPan1-v2.0_pri, whole genome shotgun sequence genomic window:
- the EBP gene encoding 3-beta-hydroxysteroid-Delta(8),Delta(7)-isomerase, whose product MTTNAGPLHPYWPQHLRLDNFVPNDRPTWHILAGLFSVTGVLVVTTWLLSGRAAVVPLGIWRRLSLCWFAVCGFIHLVIEGWFVLYYEDLLGDQAFLSQLWKEYAKGDSRYILGDNFTVCMETITACLWGPLSLWVVIAFLRQHPLRFILQLVVSVGQIYGDVLYFLTEHRDGFRHGELGHPLYFWFYFVFMNALWLVLPGVLVLDAVKHLTHAQSTLDAKATKAKSKKN is encoded by the exons ATGACTACCAACGCGGGCCCCTTGCACCCATACTGGCCTCAGCACCTAAGACTGGACAACTTTGTACCTAATGACCGCCCCACCTGGCATATACTGGCTGGCCTCTTCTCTGTCACAGGGGTCTTAGTCGTGACCACATGGCTGTTGTCAGGTCGTGCTGCGGTTGTCCCATTGGGGATTTGGCGGCGACTGTCCCTGTGCTGGTTTGCAGTGTGTGGGTTCATTCACCTGGTGATCGAGGGCTGGTTCGTTCTCTACTACGAAGACCTGCTTGGAGACCAAGCCTTCTTATCTCAACTCT ggAAAGAGTATGCCAAGGGAGACAGCCGATACATCCT GGGTGACAACTTCACAGTGTGCATGGAAACCATCACAGCTTGCCTGTGGGGACCACTCAGCCTGTGGGTGGTGATCGCCTTTCTCCGCCAGCATCCCCTCCGCTTCATTCTACAGCTTGTGGTCTCTGTGG GCCAGATCTATGGGGATGTGCTCTACTTCCTGACAGAGCACCGCGACGGATTCCGGCACGGAGAGCTGGGCCACCCTCTCTACTTCTGGTTTTACTTTGTCTTCATGAATGCCCTGTGGCTGGTGCTGCCTGGAGTCCTTGTGCTTGATGCTGTGAAGCACCTCACTCATGCCCAGAGCACGCTGGATGCCAAGGCCACAAAAGCCAAGAGCAAGAAGAACTGA